One Rhizoctonia solani chromosome 3, complete sequence genomic region harbors:
- a CDS encoding peroxidase family 2 domain protein, whose product MRNLLAGISLALATSVLAFPTTGKDVRNEASGCPFAASSANSKRQSNAASSVNFDPVKQKIDVTGKHAFQPPGAGDKRGPCPGLNALSNHGYLPHNGVVTFTKAIEASNKVFGMGIDVATVLSTLGVVLDGNPLTFIWSIGGPTGELVLPPLLASPQGLSGSHNKYESDSSPTRWDAYMNNGDGNTLNLTYFKKLYDRLPEGDPKANFDYNVIVANRVERFKTSVSENPNFFYGPFSGIVASGTAHAFVTRLMSNHSVESPQGTLNHEVLKSFFAVSGNSANLTYQRGYERIPTNWYKRPTDYSALDLTADLLSASLEHPEFLSIGGNTGKVNSFAGVNLNNITGGVYNSVNLLQGNNLLCFAFQAAQQAVPDVLKGGILGDLASVLSLLTSKITPILSGLGCPQLTKYDKSAFKIYPGSGGTA is encoded by the exons ATGCGGAACTTACTGGCTGGCATTTCCTTGGCTCTTGCTACCTCTGTGCTAGCATTCCCGACGACAGGAAAAGATGTGCGGAACGAGGCCTCTGGGTGCCCATTTGCCGCGAGTTCAGCCAACTCCAAGCGTCAATCTAACGCAGCTTCATCAGTCAACTTCGATCCAGTCAAGCAGAAGATTGATGTGACCGGAAAACATGCATTCCAGCCACCCGGTGCGGGCGATAAAAGG GGACCATGCCCAGGGCtaaat GCTCTCTCTAACCACGGGTACCTTCCTCACAACGGTGTG GTTACTTTTACTAAGGCCATTGAAGCCTCCAACAAGGTATTTGGTATGGGCATTGACGTAGCCACGGTATTATCTACGCTGGGAG TGGTACTTGATGGAAATCCACTTACTTTCATCTGGTCTATTG GTGGGCCTACTGGGGAGCTAGTACTTCCTCCCCTTCTGGCCTCTCCCCAAGGTTTAAGCGGCTCGCATAACAAATATGAGAGTGATTCGTCTCCCACTCGCTGGGATGCATACATGAACAATGGGGATGGCAATACCTTGAACCTTACATACTTCAAGAAGCTCTATGATCGTCTACCTG AGGGAGACCCCAAAGCTAATTTCGACTACAATGTTATCGTTGCGAATAGGGTTGAACGATTCAAAACATCCGTATCGGA GAATCCTAA CTTTTTTTACGGACCC TTCAGTGGAATAGTCGCCTCCGGGACTGCTCACGCATTCGTAACCCGCTTGATGTCCAACCACTCGGTTGAAtcgcctcaaggaacgctgAATCACGAAGTGCTCAAATCATTCTTTGCAGTAAGCGGGAATAGCGCAAACCTCACATATCAGAGGGGATATGAG CGTATTCCGACAAATTGGTATAAACGGCCCACCGATTACTCTGCTTTGGACCTCACCGCCGACCTATTGAGTGCGTCCCTCGAACATCCAGAATTTCTCTCGATAGGCGGAAAT ACAGGAAAAGTGAATAGCTTTGCTGGGGTCAATTTGAATAACATCACTGGCGGTGTTTACAACTCGGTCAACTTACTTCAGGGAAACAATCTCCTCTGCTTTGC ATTCCAGGCAGCGCAGCAGGCCGTACCCGATGTTCTGAAGGGTGGTATACTGGGGGACCTGGCCTCTGTCCTTAGTCTCTTGACATCGAAGATTACGCCGATTTTGTCTGGCTTGGGCTGTCCTCAGCTGACAAAATATGATAAGTCTGCATTCAAAATCTACCCAGGCTCCGGTGGTACAGCTTGA